The following coding sequences lie in one Pseudomonas svalbardensis genomic window:
- the ftsY gene encoding signal recognition particle-docking protein FtsY, giving the protein MFGSNDDKKAPAAAGEKKSLFGWLRKKPQEPVVEQPQPLPEPTPAPVIEEEPAPVVLPIAEPVLQTAIEPEPDVVAEVVAQVPLTPVAEPWLTLPVAEEPVALVEDELAPHVTPPIPAPTAFAPEPVQAPVVESVVTPVVVAEPEPVVPEPVVPAFVAPVAPAAPVVQAPAPAIAPVAPVAPVAAAPVVPIEAPAEPVRTEETKAGFFARLKQGLSKTSASIGEGMASLFLGKKIIDDELLEDIETRLLTADVGVEATSVIIQRLTQKVARKELADADALYKSLQAELAAMLKPVEQPLKITSQTQPFVILVVGVNGAGKTTTIGKLAKKLQLEGKKVMLAAGDTFRAAAVEQLQVWGERNKIPVIAQHTGADSASVIFDAVQAAKARGIDVLIADTAGRLHTKDNLMEELKKVRRVISKLDADAPHEVLLVLDAGTGQNAISQAKQFNQTVELTGLALTKLDGTAKGGVIFALAKQFGLPIRYIGVGEGIDDLRTFEAEPFVQALFAERERS; this is encoded by the coding sequence ATGTTTGGTTCCAACGACGACAAGAAAGCCCCAGCTGCGGCTGGTGAGAAGAAAAGCCTGTTCGGATGGCTGCGCAAAAAGCCGCAGGAACCCGTCGTCGAACAGCCACAGCCACTTCCTGAGCCCACGCCTGCGCCGGTAATAGAAGAAGAACCCGCGCCGGTTGTCCTGCCGATCGCCGAACCGGTGCTGCAAACGGCCATCGAGCCTGAGCCTGATGTTGTCGCTGAAGTCGTGGCCCAGGTGCCGCTCACGCCCGTTGCCGAGCCATGGCTGACGTTGCCCGTGGCGGAAGAGCCGGTGGCATTGGTCGAAGATGAGCTGGCGCCGCACGTTACGCCGCCGATTCCAGCGCCGACTGCGTTTGCTCCTGAGCCCGTTCAAGCGCCAGTGGTTGAGTCGGTTGTCACGCCAGTGGTGGTGGCCGAGCCTGAACCGGTTGTTCCAGAACCTGTGGTGCCCGCATTCGTTGCTCCGGTTGCTCCGGCTGCTCCGGTTGTCCAAGCGCCGGCTCCGGCCATCGCTCCCGTCGCTCCCGTCGCTCCCGTTGCCGCCGCACCTGTCGTTCCCATCGAAGCGCCTGCCGAGCCTGTGCGTACCGAAGAAACCAAAGCCGGTTTCTTCGCCCGCCTGAAACAAGGCTTGTCCAAGACCAGCGCCAGCATCGGCGAAGGCATGGCCAGCCTGTTCCTGGGCAAGAAGATCATCGATGACGAGCTGCTCGAGGACATCGAAACCCGTCTGCTGACCGCCGATGTGGGCGTCGAGGCGACTTCGGTGATCATTCAGCGTCTGACCCAGAAGGTCGCCCGTAAAGAATTGGCCGATGCCGACGCACTGTACAAATCCCTGCAAGCGGAATTGGCGGCGATGCTCAAGCCCGTCGAGCAACCGCTGAAAATCACTTCGCAGACCCAGCCGTTCGTCATCCTGGTCGTCGGCGTCAACGGTGCCGGCAAGACCACCACCATCGGCAAACTGGCGAAGAAGCTGCAGCTCGAAGGCAAGAAAGTCATGCTCGCGGCCGGCGATACCTTCCGCGCCGCCGCCGTCGAACAATTGCAGGTCTGGGGCGAGCGCAACAAGATCCCGGTCATCGCCCAGCACACCGGCGCTGACTCGGCTTCGGTTATCTTCGATGCCGTGCAAGCCGCCAAGGCCCGTGGCATTGACGTGCTGATCGCCGACACCGCCGGTCGTTTGCACACCAAAGACAACTTGATGGAAGAGCTGAAGAAGGTTCGCCGGGTGATCAGCAAGCTCGACGCCGACGCGCCTCACGAGGTGCTGTTGGTGCTTGATGCCGGTACAGGACAGAACGCGATCAGCCAGGCCAAACAATTCAACCAGACCGTCGAACTGACAGGCCTGGCGCTGACCAAGCTCGATGGCACCGCCAAAGGCGGGGTGATTTTCGCCCTCGCCAAGCAGTTTGGCCTGCCGATTCGCTACATCGGCGTCGGTGAAGGCATCGATGATTTGCGTACTTTTGAAGCAGAACCCTTTGTCCAGGCATTGTTTGCCGAGCGGGAGCGTTCATGA
- the ftsX gene encoding permease-like cell division protein FtsX, translating to MSATRSPKVSERVAPKAADQQPQKKKRDDDDGPDFATLFRAWVESHRASLLDSLRRLGKQPIGSFFTCMVMAVALSLPMGLSLLLSNVERLGGSWQRAAQISLYLQIEASPAEGESLREQIKGMPGVADAEYVGRDQALEEFQQQSGLGEALKELPENPLPGVVLVTPNEVDKPALEALRQKLSELPKVQQAQLDLVWVERLAAILKLGDRFVFGLTVLLVSALLLVIGNTIRLHIENRRTEIEVIKLVGGTDSYVRRPFLYMGALYGFGAGILSWGVLAFGLDWLNDAVVGLAGLYGSDFALAGVPAADGLSLLLGAVLLGYIGAWIAVARHLRELAPK from the coding sequence ATGAGTGCGACACGCAGCCCCAAGGTTTCCGAGCGCGTGGCCCCGAAGGCCGCCGATCAGCAACCGCAGAAGAAAAAACGCGACGATGATGACGGTCCGGATTTCGCCACACTGTTCCGTGCCTGGGTCGAGAGTCATCGCGCCAGCCTGCTCGATAGCTTGCGTCGTTTGGGCAAGCAGCCAATCGGTAGCTTCTTCACCTGCATGGTAATGGCGGTTGCCCTGAGTTTGCCGATGGGCCTGTCACTTTTGCTAAGTAACGTCGAGCGTCTCGGCGGTTCCTGGCAGCGTGCGGCGCAGATTTCCCTGTATTTGCAAATCGAGGCCAGCCCCGCTGAAGGCGAGTCGTTGCGCGAGCAGATCAAAGGCATGCCTGGCGTAGCTGATGCTGAATATGTCGGCCGCGATCAGGCGCTGGAAGAGTTCCAGCAGCAGTCAGGTCTGGGTGAGGCGCTCAAGGAACTGCCGGAAAACCCGCTGCCGGGCGTGGTGCTGGTCACCCCGAACGAAGTCGACAAGCCCGCGCTTGAAGCATTACGACAAAAACTTTCCGAGCTGCCCAAGGTACAACAGGCGCAACTTGATCTAGTCTGGGTCGAGCGTCTGGCAGCGATCCTCAAGTTGGGTGACCGTTTTGTCTTCGGTCTGACCGTGCTTCTGGTTTCTGCATTACTTTTGGTGATAGGCAATACCATTCGTCTTCATATTGAAAACCGCCGCACAGAGATAGAAGTGATTAAACTCGTCGGCGGCACTGACAGCTATGTGCGCAGGCCCTTTCTGTATATGGGTGCGCTTTATGGCTTCGGTGCGGGGATTCTTTCCTGGGGCGTATTGGCGTTCGGCCTTGACTGGCTGAACGACGCGGTAGTTGGGCTGGCCGGTCTGTATGGCAGTGATTTTGCGCTGGCCGGAGTGCCAGCTGCCGACGGTCTGTCGCTCTTGCTTGGCGCGGTGCTGTTGGGGTATATCGGTGCATGGATTGCAGTCGCACGCCACCTGCGGGAGCTTGCGCCAAAGTAA
- the ftsE gene encoding cell division ATP-binding protein FtsE: MIRFEQVGKRYPNGHVGLHELSFRVRRGEFLFVTGHSGAGKSTLLRLLLAMERPTTGKLLLAGQDLGTISNAQIPYLRRQIGVVFQNHQLLFDRTVFNNIALPLQILGLSKAEIAKRVDSALERVALSDKTDLYPGDLSTGQQQRVGIARAIVHRPALLLADEPTGNLDPRLAAEIMGVFEDINRLGTSVLIASHDLALIARMRHRMLTLQRGRLIGDGEAGV, translated from the coding sequence ATGATTCGTTTCGAACAGGTCGGTAAACGCTACCCGAACGGCCACGTCGGCTTGCATGAGCTGAGCTTTCGAGTCCGTCGGGGCGAGTTTTTGTTTGTGACCGGGCACTCTGGCGCAGGTAAAAGCACTTTGTTGCGCCTGCTGCTGGCGATGGAGCGTCCGACCACTGGCAAGTTGCTGCTGGCGGGGCAAGACCTTGGCACCATCAGCAACGCGCAGATTCCTTACCTGCGGCGCCAGATCGGCGTGGTGTTCCAGAATCACCAGCTGTTGTTCGATCGCACGGTGTTCAACAACATCGCGCTGCCCTTGCAGATCCTTGGGTTGTCCAAGGCCGAGATCGCCAAACGCGTGGATTCGGCGCTGGAGCGCGTGGCGCTGTCGGACAAGACCGACTTGTACCCTGGCGACCTGTCCACCGGTCAGCAGCAGCGCGTCGGCATCGCCCGCGCCATCGTTCACCGCCCGGCCTTGCTGCTGGCGGACGAACCGACCGGTAACCTCGATCCGCGTCTGGCGGCCGAAATCATGGGCGTGTTCGAAGACATCAACCGTCTGGGCACCAGCGTGCTGATTGCCAGTCACGACCTGGCACTGATCGCCCGCATGCGACACCGCATGCTGACCCTGCAACGCGGCCGGTTGATCGGCGACGGGGAGGCCGGCGTATGA